One Lottiidibacillus patelloidae DNA segment encodes these proteins:
- the hemW gene encoding radical SAM family heme chaperone HemW produces the protein MPEAIYIHIPFCEQICHYCDFNKVFLANQPVEEYLDALEKELIATLEKNPPQKIKTIFVGGGTPTSLNEQQLERFLSMIERHLLPFATSDLEFTFEANPNNGLHSKLSILKQGRVNRISYGVQTFDNELLKTIGRTHRKKDVFEAVEEAKKIGFTNISVDLMFSLPGQSFAQFEETLDTAFSLDIPHFSSYSLQVEPKTVFYNMRRKGKLALPAEDESATMFELLIDRMKEQGYKQYEISNFAKPGFESIHNLTYWNNEEYYGIGAGAHSYVANKRNANAGPLNKYINMVEETGFAYIDVHEVTKNESMEEELFLGLRRASGVSKKHFYNRYKVSIENIFGKQINDLKQRGLLQETDDFIQLTRAGFLLGNEVFQEFIGIS, from the coding sequence GTGCCAGAAGCGATTTATATTCATATCCCTTTTTGCGAACAAATTTGTCATTACTGTGACTTTAATAAAGTGTTTTTAGCTAACCAACCAGTTGAAGAGTATCTGGATGCATTAGAAAAAGAATTAATTGCAACACTGGAGAAAAACCCTCCACAAAAAATAAAGACAATTTTTGTTGGAGGTGGCACACCGACTTCTTTAAATGAACAACAATTAGAAAGATTTTTAAGTATGATTGAACGACACTTACTTCCTTTTGCCACTAGTGACCTAGAATTTACGTTTGAGGCCAATCCTAATAATGGGTTACATTCCAAGTTGAGCATATTAAAACAAGGAAGAGTAAACCGGATAAGCTATGGTGTACAAACGTTTGATAACGAGCTGCTGAAAACAATTGGAAGGACCCATAGGAAGAAAGATGTATTCGAAGCTGTTGAAGAAGCAAAAAAAATTGGCTTCACGAACATTTCAGTCGATTTAATGTTTAGTTTACCTGGACAATCATTTGCACAATTTGAAGAAACGTTAGACACGGCTTTCTCGTTGGATATACCTCATTTCTCTAGCTACTCGTTGCAAGTAGAACCGAAAACAGTGTTTTATAATATGCGCAGAAAAGGGAAACTTGCCTTACCAGCAGAGGATGAAAGTGCGACGATGTTCGAATTATTAATCGATCGCATGAAAGAGCAAGGGTACAAGCAGTATGAAATAAGTAACTTTGCAAAACCTGGCTTTGAAAGTATTCATAATTTAACGTACTGGAACAATGAAGAGTATTATGGCATTGGAGCAGGGGCGCATAGTTATGTAGCCAATAAGCGAAATGCTAATGCGGGGCCTTTAAATAAATATATAAACATGGTCGAGGAGACTGGGTTTGCATATATAGATGTTCACGAAGTGACGAAAAATGAAAGTATGGAAGAAGAGCTATTTCTCGGGCTTCGAAGAGCAAGTGGCGTTTCAAAGAAACATTTTTATAATCGTTATAAAGTTTCTATAGAGAACATTTTTGGTAAACAAATTAATGATTTAAAACAAAGAGGCTTATTACAAGAAACGGATGACTTTATTCAATTAACAAGAGCGGGTTTTCTGTTAGGAAATGAAGTTTTTCAAGAATTTATTGGAATAAGCTAA
- the lepA gene encoding translation elongation factor 4: MNREEKLARQQKIRNFSIIAHIDHGKSTLADRILEKTSALTQREMKNQLLDSMDLERERGITIKLNSVQLKYTAKNGEEYTLHLIDTPGHVDFTYEVSRSLAACEGAILVVDAAQGIEAQTLANVYLALDNDLEVIPVINKIDLPSADPERVRGEIEDVIGIDASDAVLASAKAGIGIEEILEQVVELVPPPEGDPDAPLKALIFDSLYDSYRGVVTYIRVVEGSVKVGQKIKMMATGKVFEVNEIGVFTPKATPQDVLTVGDVGYLTAAIKNVGDTRVGDTITSANTPATEALPGYRKMNPMVYCGLYPIDTAKYNDLREALERLQLNDAALQFEPETSQALGFGFRCGFLGLLHMEIIQERIEREFNIDLITTAPSVIYNVVLTSQEEVTVDNPSNMPDPQKIEYVEEPYVKASVMVPNDYVGAVMELCQNKRGIFIDMQYMDERRVNITYEIPLAEIVYDFFDQLKSSTKGYASFDYELIGYKQSKLVKMDILLNAEQVDALSFIVHRDSAYERGKVIVEKLKELIPRQQFEVPIQAAIGQKIVARSTIKAMRKNVLAKCYGGDISRKRKLLEKQKEGKKRMKTVGSVEVPQEAFMAVLKMDNDTKK; the protein is encoded by the coding sequence ATGAATAGAGAAGAAAAGTTAGCACGTCAACAGAAGATTAGAAACTTTTCAATTATTGCCCATATCGATCATGGGAAATCAACGCTAGCTGACCGTATTTTAGAAAAAACAAGTGCATTAACGCAGCGTGAAATGAAGAACCAACTTTTAGATTCAATGGATTTAGAAAGAGAACGAGGAATTACGATTAAATTAAATTCCGTACAATTAAAATATACTGCCAAAAACGGTGAAGAGTACACTTTACATTTAATTGATACGCCTGGACATGTCGACTTTACGTATGAAGTTTCTCGTAGTTTAGCTGCGTGTGAAGGTGCTATTTTAGTTGTTGATGCTGCGCAAGGAATTGAAGCTCAAACGTTAGCAAATGTATATTTAGCACTAGACAATGATCTTGAAGTGATTCCTGTAATAAATAAAATTGACTTACCAAGTGCTGATCCTGAGCGCGTTCGTGGAGAAATTGAAGATGTAATTGGAATTGATGCTTCTGATGCAGTTCTAGCTTCAGCGAAAGCGGGAATCGGAATTGAAGAAATTCTTGAACAAGTTGTTGAATTAGTTCCTCCTCCTGAAGGAGATCCAGATGCACCGCTAAAGGCTCTTATTTTTGATTCACTTTATGATTCTTATCGTGGAGTAGTTACGTACATCCGAGTTGTAGAAGGGTCTGTAAAAGTAGGTCAAAAAATTAAGATGATGGCGACAGGTAAAGTATTTGAAGTAAACGAAATTGGGGTATTCACTCCGAAAGCAACACCACAGGATGTACTTACAGTAGGTGATGTAGGTTACTTAACAGCAGCGATTAAAAACGTTGGTGATACGAGAGTCGGGGATACAATTACATCAGCTAATACCCCTGCTACTGAAGCACTTCCAGGGTATCGTAAAATGAACCCAATGGTATACTGTGGGCTTTATCCAATTGATACAGCAAAATATAACGATCTTCGTGAAGCGTTAGAACGTTTACAGCTGAATGATGCAGCATTGCAATTTGAGCCAGAGACTTCTCAAGCATTAGGATTCGGATTCCGTTGTGGATTTTTAGGTTTACTTCACATGGAGATTATCCAAGAGCGTATCGAACGTGAATTTAATATTGATTTAATTACGACAGCACCGAGTGTAATTTACAATGTCGTCTTAACGAGTCAGGAAGAAGTTACGGTTGATAACCCGTCAAACATGCCTGACCCACAAAAGATTGAATATGTAGAAGAGCCATATGTAAAAGCTTCTGTAATGGTTCCTAACGATTATGTTGGAGCGGTGATGGAGCTTTGTCAAAATAAACGCGGTATCTTCATTGATATGCAATATATGGATGAGCGTCGCGTTAACATCACTTATGAAATTCCTTTAGCAGAAATTGTTTATGACTTCTTTGATCAACTGAAGTCAAGCACAAAAGGATATGCATCGTTTGATTATGAATTAATCGGTTATAAGCAATCTAAATTAGTGAAGATGGATATCTTATTAAATGCGGAACAAGTCGATGCCCTTTCATTTATTGTTCACCGTGATTCAGCATATGAGCGAGGGAAAGTAATTGTTGAAAAGTTGAAAGAGTTAATTCCTCGTCAGCAATTTGAAGTTCCAATTCAGGCTGCAATCGGTCAAAAAATCGTTGCCCGTTCAACAATAAAAGCAATGCGTAAAAATGTACTTGCAAAATGTTATGGTGGAGACATTTCACGTAAACGTAAGTTATTAGAGAAGCAAAAAGAAGGTAAGAAACGTATGAAGACAGTCGGTAGTGTAGAAGTTCCACAAGAAGCATTCATGGCTGTACTTAAAATGGATAATGATACGAAAAAATAA
- a CDS encoding DUF3679 domain-containing protein → MTRFLMKCTLLFAVLVTGVVIGLQHAQSGIERLHDTDRNYKIKLINNDLSNEEMSFLTEKLSSSDLEKKHKQLEDVKAFNFFSTLGTFLSTTLTKILDYIVSAIFKVVESIV, encoded by the coding sequence ATGACCAGATTTTTAATGAAATGCACATTGTTATTTGCAGTGCTAGTTACAGGAGTCGTTATTGGCTTGCAGCATGCGCAGTCTGGCATTGAAAGACTGCATGATACTGATCGGAACTACAAGATTAAATTGATCAATAATGACTTGAGCAATGAGGAGATGTCTTTCTTAACTGAAAAGCTTTCCTCTAGTGATTTAGAGAAAAAACATAAACAGCTTGAGGATGTAAAAGCATTTAACTTTTTCTCCACACTCGGAACATTCCTCTCAACTACACTAACAAAAATTTTAGACTATATCGTTTCGGCAATATTTAAAGTGGTTGAAAGTATCGTATGA
- a CDS encoding LCP family protein, whose product MEPRKSRKKTKSKLIIRISLLITAVIFILSISIGGFFLYKAKETWNEVYEERISKEDPIAQLRKEKNGKKEAAKEKQREKQQETEDGEGSSSGETGEDAVPASTEVLERQAFTIALLGVDTRDNNSFKGRSDTIIVAVLNPSTKKVTLLSIPRDSYVYIPQVDKYDKIAHAHAYGRAPGAVETLERFLDIPIDYYISINFHAFRSIVDELGGITIDVEKDMIGLKKGTQKLSADQALNYVRFRYDSEGDFGRNRRQQQMVKAIIDQTIEVRNPMKISSMLNILGKNIRTDINLDNLLYLASEFNSVQGQNIDSILLTGKSFYYNNRSYVGIANEDLVRVRNKLKELLYVKTAN is encoded by the coding sequence TTGGAGCCAAGAAAATCTAGAAAGAAAACGAAATCTAAATTAATTATTCGAATTTCTCTTTTAATAACTGCAGTGATTTTTATTTTATCAATTTCTATAGGTGGTTTCTTTTTATACAAAGCGAAAGAAACTTGGAATGAGGTTTATGAGGAGAGAATAAGTAAAGAAGATCCTATTGCACAATTAAGAAAAGAGAAAAATGGAAAAAAAGAGGCGGCAAAAGAAAAACAAAGAGAAAAGCAGCAAGAGACCGAAGATGGGGAGGGCAGTTCTTCTGGTGAAACAGGAGAGGATGCTGTGCCTGCAAGTACTGAAGTCCTTGAAAGGCAAGCATTTACAATCGCACTTTTAGGAGTAGATACGCGAGATAATAATAGCTTTAAAGGTAGAAGTGATACAATTATTGTAGCAGTTCTTAACCCAAGCACGAAGAAAGTGACGTTACTCTCCATTCCGAGGGATTCATATGTGTATATCCCACAAGTGGATAAATATGACAAAATTGCACATGCGCATGCATATGGTCGCGCACCTGGTGCAGTTGAAACATTGGAGAGATTTTTAGATATTCCGATAGATTACTATATATCGATTAACTTCCATGCATTTCGTAGCATAGTAGATGAACTTGGTGGAATTACAATTGATGTTGAAAAAGATATGATTGGGTTAAAGAAAGGTACACAAAAATTAAGTGCTGATCAAGCGCTAAATTACGTCCGGTTTAGATATGACAGTGAAGGCGATTTTGGCCGAAATCGTCGACAACAGCAAATGGTAAAAGCAATTATAGATCAAACGATAGAAGTTAGAAATCCAATGAAAATTTCCTCAATGCTAAACATACTAGGGAAAAACATTCGAACAGATATTAACTTAGATAATTTACTTTATCTCGCATCGGAATTTAATAGTGTACAAGGGCAAAATATTGACTCAATTCTTTTAACAGGAAAATCGTTTTACTACAATAACCGTTCATATGTAGGCATAGCAAATGAAGATCTTGTTAGAGTTAGAAACAAATTAAAAGAGTTGCTATATGTTAAAACTGCAAATTAA